The Prevotella melaninogenica ATCC 25845 genome includes a window with the following:
- the lepA gene encoding translation elongation factor 4 produces the protein MNHIRNFCIIAHIDHGKSTLADRLLEYTQTIKITGGQMLDDMDLERERGITIKSHAIQMEYTLDKEKYILNLIDTPGHVDFSYEVSRSIAACEGALLIVDATQGVQAQTISNLYMAIDHNLEIIPVINKIDMPNAMPEEVEDEIVDLIGCDPKEIIRASGKTGEGVPDILEAIIKRIPSPTGDTKAPLQALIFDSIFNSFRGIITLCKVENGVIKKGDKVKFVQTGMEYAADEVGVLKMDMMPTQQLSTGEVGYIISGVKTATEVKVGDTVTHIVNPCEKAIEGFQEVKPMVFAGVYPVDPNDYEGLRSSLEKLQLNDASLTFQPESSQALGFGFRCGFLGLLHMEIIQERLDREFNMDVITTVPNVSYMVYDKQGNEKEVHNPSGLPDQTMIDHIEEPYIKASIITSSDYIGPIMTLCLDKRGELISQNYVSGNRLELLFMIPLGEIVIDFYDKLKSISKGYASFDYHIDSYRPSKLAKLDILLNGEPVDALSALTHESNAIVFGRRICEKLKDLIPRQQFDIAIQAAIGAKIVARETVKQVRKDVTAKCYGGDISRKRKLLEKQKKGKKRMKQIGNVQVPQKAFLAVLKLD, from the coding sequence ATGAATCATATAAGAAATTTCTGCATTATTGCCCATATTGACCATGGTAAATCAACCTTGGCGGATCGTCTCCTTGAATATACTCAGACGATAAAGATTACTGGTGGACAGATGCTTGACGATATGGACTTGGAGCGTGAACGTGGTATTACTATCAAGAGTCATGCTATCCAGATGGAGTACACATTGGATAAGGAGAAATATATTCTTAATCTTATCGATACTCCGGGCCATGTAGACTTCTCGTATGAGGTGTCACGAAGCATTGCAGCGTGTGAAGGTGCATTGCTTATCGTTGATGCTACACAGGGAGTACAGGCTCAGACGATTTCTAACCTCTATATGGCTATTGATCATAACTTGGAAATTATCCCTGTTATCAACAAGATTGATATGCCAAATGCTATGCCTGAAGAGGTTGAAGACGAGATTGTTGACCTCATTGGTTGTGACCCAAAGGAGATCATTCGTGCCAGTGGAAAGACTGGTGAGGGTGTGCCAGACATACTTGAAGCAATCATTAAGCGTATCCCTTCACCAACAGGTGATACCAAAGCTCCGTTGCAGGCGCTTATTTTTGACTCTATCTTCAACTCTTTCCGTGGTATTATCACACTGTGTAAGGTTGAGAATGGTGTCATCAAGAAGGGTGATAAAGTTAAGTTTGTACAGACAGGAATGGAATACGCTGCTGATGAAGTGGGCGTATTGAAGATGGATATGATGCCTACCCAACAGCTCTCAACAGGAGAGGTGGGATACATCATCTCTGGTGTTAAGACTGCCACAGAGGTGAAGGTGGGTGATACTGTTACCCATATAGTCAATCCTTGTGAGAAAGCTATTGAAGGATTCCAAGAAGTAAAGCCTATGGTCTTTGCTGGTGTCTATCCTGTTGACCCAAATGATTACGAAGGATTGCGTTCTTCATTGGAGAAACTGCAGTTGAATGATGCCTCACTAACCTTCCAGCCAGAGAGTTCTCAGGCTTTGGGCTTTGGTTTCCGTTGTGGCTTCTTAGGTCTGCTTCACATGGAGATTATACAGGAACGTTTGGATCGTGAGTTCAACATGGATGTCATTACCACTGTGCCTAACGTAAGTTACATGGTGTATGACAAGCAAGGAAATGAAAAGGAGGTTCATAATCCATCTGGTCTACCGGATCAGACAATGATTGATCATATTGAAGAGCCTTATATTAAAGCCTCTATTATTACCTCCAGTGATTACATTGGTCCTATCATGACGCTTTGTCTTGATAAGCGAGGTGAACTCATTAGCCAGAACTATGTGAGTGGAAATCGTTTGGAACTCCTCTTCATGATTCCATTGGGTGAGATCGTGATAGACTTCTATGACAAACTGAAGAGTATTTCTAAAGGCTACGCTTCATTTGATTATCATATCGATTCTTACCGTCCTTCAAAGTTAGCTAAGCTTGATATTCTTTTGAATGGAGAGCCTGTTGATGCCCTATCAGCACTGACACATGAGAGTAATGCTATTGTTTTTGGTCGAAGAATATGTGAGAAGCTAAAAGACTTAATCCCACGTCAGCAGTTTGATATCGCTATTCAGGCTGCTATCGGAGCAAAGATTGTTGCCCGAGAGACCGTTAAGCAGGTACGTAAGGACGTTACAGCCAAGTGTTATGGTGGTGATATCAGCCGTAAGCGTAAACTTCTTGAGAAACAGAAGAAGGGTAAGAAGCGTATGAAACAGATTGGAAACGTACAGGTTCCACAGAAAGCATTCCTTGCAGTATTGAAGTTAGATTAA
- a CDS encoding Crp/Fnr family transcriptional regulator produces MKDLVNDSRDIARELARKYSTMTHDELDVLESILVPMKFAKGQMILSEGEICKHVYYIERGLIRQFYFKNGKQITEHLGEDRSIFMCIESLFREEPTKLQVEAIEPTWVYALPKQKLEQVALHNVNIQILYRKILEESLITSQVHADLVRFETAQARYKRMCKLSPQVILRAPLVYIASYLQMTPETLSRVRSSTLLDD; encoded by the coding sequence ATGAAAGATTTGGTGAACGATTCAAGAGATATAGCACGTGAATTGGCACGTAAATATAGTACGATGACTCATGATGAGTTGGATGTACTTGAAAGTATCCTCGTACCAATGAAATTCGCAAAAGGACAGATGATTCTCAGTGAAGGTGAAATCTGCAAGCACGTTTATTATATAGAAAGAGGCCTAATTCGTCAATTCTATTTCAAAAACGGCAAGCAGATTACTGAACACTTAGGAGAGGACAGAAGTATCTTTATGTGTATTGAAAGTCTTTTCCGTGAGGAGCCAACCAAACTACAGGTTGAGGCTATAGAGCCAACATGGGTTTATGCGCTACCAAAACAGAAGTTGGAGCAGGTAGCTCTTCATAATGTTAATATTCAGATTCTCTATCGTAAGATCTTGGAAGAGAGTCTTATCACCTCACAGGTACATGCTGACCTTGTACGTTTTGAGACTGCACAAGCTCGTTATAAGAGAATGTGTAAGCTAAGTCCACAGGTTATCTTGCGTGCACCGCTGGTTTATATTGCCAGCTATCTGCAGATGACACCAGAAACATTAAGCCGTGTTCGTTCGTCAACATTGCTTGATGATTAA
- a CDS encoding TonB-dependent receptor plug domain-containing protein, giving the protein MRKLLFIIFLTCFQTSLYAQTNNVLLSRILRQVQLFPQEKTYVFTDADSYQAGQRINLRVFLVNAVVHQADSVSRYVYVELLNPERLVVKRVRLIRSDQGFVGHIDIPEGVVKGRYLLRSYTKNMLNLSRYESLKSIFIGGHGKLLPFKYGGATNIINNNSKIKLSINELNKNIKVSINNPSDSLNSSYRLFVHCRSIPLFFGKISQGRDIILSYDSLSQGGIYSFQLLDSNLKTVVEKLKFLYPEKEQCPISVKWTAAEKSNDKQTPCIIKADSLREGETMDVSLRVEYAGTNDLTGHSNILSHLLYDMDVADCPEEPTSVLSDNQSEQLLDSCSWNRYRMADVIRGECKKGKIGIEKSAVISGRIETLVGHKAIKEGIVNLISPDKGFYAVTKTDAQGRFSFEGIDFPEGTQYVLNAFTKAGKSWVKLLLDEEEFPAYKGQLPPFEWTSNDTTRVDTTLELPKGGIQMEEVNIFSHQPTYSSRSDAYARTADFSFGLRDIESIGATCLHELLRRVPSVTVELGKCYVRGGTAVDGKRPAAIAIDGIFVNDDYDLDNIQMSDVERVDVFKGGSTVIWGAIGGMGVISITTKKGDFKAASVPLTNTKTFTTLGYQIPQSYTPNAHTPVWLPSLRGSSFRLLLPAEYRSNYRIIIEGVTSEGRIIHYVGELGK; this is encoded by the coding sequence ATGAGAAAACTACTATTCATAATATTTCTAACATGCTTTCAAACATCATTGTATGCTCAGACTAACAATGTGTTACTGAGTCGTATCCTACGGCAGGTACAGCTATTCCCGCAAGAGAAGACCTACGTATTTACCGATGCAGATAGTTATCAAGCAGGACAACGTATTAACTTGCGTGTCTTCTTAGTGAATGCAGTAGTTCATCAGGCGGATAGTGTGAGCCGTTATGTATACGTAGAACTTCTTAATCCAGAACGTCTCGTAGTGAAACGAGTACGTCTAATACGAAGCGATCAAGGTTTTGTTGGTCATATTGACATTCCTGAAGGAGTGGTGAAAGGACGTTATTTATTACGTAGTTATACGAAGAATATGTTGAACCTCAGTCGCTATGAGAGTCTTAAAAGTATCTTTATTGGTGGTCATGGAAAGCTATTACCTTTTAAGTATGGGGGCGCTACAAATATTATCAATAATAATTCGAAAATAAAACTATCTATCAATGAATTAAACAAGAATATTAAAGTAAGTATTAACAATCCATCAGATAGCTTAAATAGTAGCTATAGACTATTTGTTCACTGTCGTTCAATCCCTCTTTTCTTTGGAAAAATAAGCCAAGGAAGAGATATTATTCTGAGTTATGATAGTCTTTCTCAAGGAGGTATTTATTCTTTCCAGCTCTTGGATTCTAACTTAAAAACGGTTGTAGAGAAACTGAAATTCTTATATCCAGAGAAAGAACAGTGTCCGATTTCTGTAAAATGGACAGCAGCAGAGAAATCAAATGATAAGCAAACACCTTGTATTATTAAGGCTGATAGCTTACGAGAGGGAGAGACAATGGATGTTTCTCTACGTGTGGAATATGCTGGAACTAACGATTTAACAGGACACTCAAACATCCTTTCTCATTTATTATACGATATGGATGTGGCAGATTGTCCAGAAGAGCCAACATCTGTTCTTTCTGATAATCAATCAGAACAATTGCTTGACAGCTGCAGTTGGAATCGGTATCGAATGGCAGATGTAATCAGAGGGGAATGTAAGAAGGGAAAGATTGGTATCGAAAAGTCTGCTGTGATAAGTGGACGAATTGAGACATTGGTAGGGCATAAAGCTATAAAAGAAGGTATTGTAAATCTTATTTCACCCGATAAAGGCTTTTATGCTGTTACTAAAACCGATGCACAAGGTCGTTTTTCATTTGAAGGAATAGATTTTCCTGAAGGTACACAGTATGTTCTTAATGCCTTTACAAAAGCTGGAAAATCGTGGGTAAAACTGCTATTAGATGAAGAGGAGTTCCCTGCTTATAAAGGTCAACTTCCGCCGTTTGAATGGACGAGTAATGATACTACACGCGTAGATACAACATTAGAATTGCCGAAAGGGGGTATACAGATGGAAGAAGTGAATATCTTCAGTCATCAACCTACCTATTCTTCTCGTTCTGATGCTTATGCACGAACTGCTGACTTCTCCTTTGGTCTACGTGATATAGAGAGTATTGGTGCAACTTGTTTGCATGAATTATTGCGTAGAGTACCGAGTGTTACGGTTGAATTGGGGAAATGCTATGTACGTGGAGGTACGGCTGTAGATGGAAAAAGACCAGCCGCTATTGCCATAGATGGGATATTTGTCAATGATGATTACGATTTAGACAACATCCAGATGTCCGATGTTGAGAGAGTAGATGTCTTTAAGGGCGGCTCAACTGTTATTTGGGGAGCGATTGGTGGTATGGGTGTTATCTCTATAACAACGAAGAAAGGGGATTTCAAAGCGGCTTCTGTACCACTAACAAATACGAAGACTTTTACAACATTAGGCTATCAAATTCCACAAAGTTACACTCCTAACGCACATACTCCAGTGTGGTTACCTTCATTACGTGGTAGTTCTTTCCGTCTACTTTTACCTGCAGAATATCGTTCAAACTATCGTATTATAATTGAAGGTGTGACAAGTGAAGGGAGAATTATCCACTATGTGGGAGAGTTAGGGAAGTAG
- a CDS encoding IS4 family transposase, whose translation MNKSTHFIGQPLYVQLLNYFNRDKILSLSQAQGGEHYIKKFDAWHHLVVMLYAVMLRLDSLREIKASLFANVNRFNHLGLKHFPCRSTLSDANKRRDSEIFGSIYMNLYEKYRHELYSDSRNCGQPKWLKNLKIIDSTTISLFSNLVFKGVGRNPKTGKKKGGIKVHTEIFANENVPSDIKFTSAASHDQFALIPERYANEDLIAFDRAYINYEKFSELTQRGVIYVTKMKNNLSFERIADTDYQMTTDYGAVRVETILFHKHTKEKDIYHKARKITYQDKTKKGKIRFISLLTNDFQMSAEDIIAIYKRRWQIETLFKQIKQNFPLRYFYGESANAIKIQIWITLIANLLITLVKNKIKRPWSFSGLATMIRILLMSYVSIQSFFERPHRDWDRLITQVKAPPEELSLF comes from the coding sequence ATGAACAAAAGTACACATTTTATCGGACAGCCACTATATGTTCAACTGTTAAACTATTTTAATCGTGATAAAATTCTCTCTCTGAGCCAAGCTCAGGGAGGTGAACACTATATAAAGAAGTTTGATGCATGGCATCATCTTGTTGTCATGCTTTATGCAGTAATGCTGCGTTTAGACTCTCTGCGTGAGATAAAAGCCTCTCTCTTTGCTAATGTTAATCGCTTTAATCATCTTGGTTTAAAGCATTTCCCTTGTCGAAGTACCTTGTCAGATGCAAATAAACGCCGAGATTCCGAGATATTCGGTTCGATCTATATGAACCTATATGAGAAATACCGCCATGAGCTTTACTCGGACAGCCGAAATTGTGGACAGCCTAAATGGCTGAAGAATCTAAAGATAATAGATTCTACGACAATAAGTCTGTTTTCTAACTTGGTCTTTAAAGGTGTAGGACGTAATCCCAAAACTGGTAAGAAGAAGGGTGGAATAAAAGTACATACAGAGATATTTGCCAATGAGAATGTTCCAAGCGATATTAAGTTCACATCTGCAGCTAGTCATGATCAGTTTGCACTTATCCCAGAACGATACGCCAATGAGGACCTGATTGCTTTTGACCGAGCCTATATAAACTATGAAAAGTTCTCTGAACTGACGCAAAGAGGCGTTATATATGTAACTAAGATGAAAAATAATCTTAGCTTTGAAAGGATTGCTGATACAGATTACCAGATGACTACAGATTATGGAGCTGTACGCGTAGAAACCATTCTCTTCCATAAGCATACAAAGGAAAAAGATATTTACCATAAAGCAAGAAAAATCACATATCAGGATAAGACCAAGAAAGGGAAAATCAGATTCATATCTCTGCTGACCAATGATTTTCAGATGTCAGCAGAAGATATTATAGCTATCTATAAGAGACGATGGCAAATAGAAACCTTATTTAAACAAATAAAACAGAATTTCCCGCTAAGATACTTCTATGGAGAGAGTGCGAACGCTATAAAAATACAAATATGGATTACACTTATAGCCAATCTGCTTATAACCCTAGTGAAGAACAAAATAAAGAGACCTTGGAGTTTCTCAGGCTTGGCAACAATGATAAGAATTCTACTTATGAGTTATGTCTCAATACAGAGTTTCTTTGAACGGCCACATAGAGACTGGGATAGATTGATTACCCAGGTAAAAGCCCCACCAGAAGAGTTGTCATTATTCTAG
- a CDS encoding endonuclease MutS2 → MIYPKNFEQKIGFTEVRSLLRARCLSPLGKERVDAMSFSTDAVQVNTWMEEVREFRRIQEGQDDFPLDNFFDVRESVARIRLEGTHMEVEELFDLKRSLETIIAIVNFLSRGEETEQGEIRHFYPALYNLADGVATFPLLVQRISQIIDKFGKMRDNASPELLQIRRELARIEGSISRTLYGILRAAQGEGLVEKDVTPTLRDGRLVIPVAPGLKRKISGIVHDESATGRTVYIEPTEVVEANNKVRELENEERREMIRILTDFAKKVRPNVREILDSYNLMAAVDFIRAKAELARLFKSFEPQVAEEPHIDWIRAIHPLLQLSLERKHNNKLNASLSVDNKEIDKVSNEVDNTQYYDTVLEEENDTRNVPSSVVPLDIQLTKDKHLLIISGPNAGGKSVCLKTVGLLQYMLQCGLSIPVGDRSTTGIFTDIMIDIGDEQSIENDLSTYSSHLMNMKVMMRRASESTLILIDEFGTGTEPQIGGAIAESVLRQFWKKHAWAVITTHYQNLKHFAEEHPGTVNGAMLYDRHEMRPLFQLAIGRPGSSFAIEIARKTGIPEEVIRDASEIVGSDYIQSDKYLQDIVRDKRYWENKRQIIHSHEKELEKSIGQYEKDIAALEQSRKEILNRAKAQAEEIIKESNRRIENAIREIREKQAEKEETKRIRQELAAYEAGLTDAGKTDKSDTSNKKKLKSSGLLSDDDFQKKVDKIKSRKERHEQHLKEKASKQQAAAEALKNAVRKQQGGGLVMAGDSVRIKGLTSVGKVESIEGKQATVIFGGMRTKMAISRLEHVDAETIQSEQKQFQAYNYSRETRETIDKHRNQFRQELDVRGMRADEALNQVQYFIDDAILVGASQVRILHGKGNGILRQLIRQYLGSVPNVTNYRDEHVQFGGAGITVVEL, encoded by the coding sequence ATGATATATCCCAAGAACTTTGAGCAAAAGATTGGTTTCACAGAGGTGCGCTCACTTCTGCGTGCACGCTGTTTGTCACCTTTAGGTAAGGAACGAGTTGATGCAATGAGTTTCTCAACCGATGCCGTACAGGTGAATACCTGGATGGAAGAGGTTAGAGAGTTTCGTAGAATACAAGAGGGACAAGACGACTTTCCTTTAGATAATTTCTTTGATGTACGTGAAAGTGTGGCACGAATCCGCTTGGAAGGAACTCACATGGAAGTGGAAGAACTCTTTGATTTGAAGCGTTCGTTAGAGACAATTATTGCTATTGTGAACTTTCTGAGCCGTGGAGAGGAGACGGAACAGGGCGAAATACGTCATTTCTATCCTGCTCTTTACAATCTTGCTGATGGTGTTGCAACCTTCCCTTTGCTTGTTCAGCGTATCTCACAGATTATCGATAAATTCGGTAAAATGCGTGACAATGCTTCTCCAGAACTACTTCAGATACGTCGTGAGTTGGCGCGCATCGAGGGAAGTATCTCACGTACGTTATATGGTATCTTGCGTGCTGCACAGGGTGAAGGACTTGTTGAGAAGGATGTCACACCTACATTGCGTGATGGTCGACTGGTTATCCCTGTTGCACCGGGTTTGAAACGTAAGATTTCGGGTATTGTACACGATGAAAGTGCTACGGGTAGGACGGTATATATTGAGCCTACTGAGGTTGTAGAGGCTAATAATAAGGTTCGCGAACTTGAGAATGAGGAGCGTAGAGAGATGATTCGAATTCTCACGGACTTTGCTAAGAAGGTACGTCCGAATGTGCGTGAGATTCTCGATTCATACAATCTTATGGCGGCAGTAGACTTTATTCGTGCAAAGGCTGAGCTGGCTCGACTCTTTAAGAGTTTTGAGCCACAGGTGGCAGAGGAGCCTCATATTGATTGGATTAGAGCTATTCATCCCCTACTTCAATTATCATTAGAAAGAAAGCATAATAATAAGTTAAATGCTTCATTATCTGTAGATAACAAAGAAATAGATAAAGTTTCTAATGAAGTTGATAACACACAATATTACGACACGGTATTAGAAGAAGAGAACGATACACGTAATGTTCCTTCAAGTGTTGTTCCTCTCGATATTCAACTCACAAAAGATAAGCATCTACTGATTATCTCTGGTCCGAATGCTGGTGGTAAATCTGTTTGTTTGAAAACTGTGGGTTTACTTCAGTATATGCTTCAGTGCGGTCTTTCGATTCCTGTTGGCGACCGCTCAACCACTGGCATTTTTACGGATATTATGATAGATATCGGTGATGAACAGAGTATTGAGAACGATCTTAGTACCTATTCTTCTCACTTGATGAATATGAAGGTGATGATGCGTCGTGCTTCAGAGTCTACGCTTATCCTCATTGATGAGTTTGGAACTGGTACGGAACCACAGATTGGTGGAGCAATTGCCGAGTCTGTTTTACGTCAGTTCTGGAAGAAGCATGCTTGGGCTGTGATAACAACCCACTATCAAAACCTTAAGCATTTTGCGGAAGAACATCCTGGTACAGTCAATGGTGCGATGCTCTATGACCGTCATGAAATGCGCCCACTCTTCCAGTTGGCTATCGGTAGACCCGGTAGTTCGTTTGCTATTGAGATTGCTCGAAAGACGGGAATACCAGAAGAAGTAATCCGTGATGCGTCAGAGATTGTTGGTTCTGATTATATTCAGAGTGATAAGTACTTACAGGATATTGTTCGAGATAAACGTTATTGGGAGAATAAGCGTCAAATCATTCACAGCCATGAGAAGGAATTGGAGAAAAGTATCGGTCAATATGAAAAGGATATTGCAGCGTTAGAACAAAGTCGTAAGGAGATTCTCAACCGTGCCAAGGCACAAGCTGAAGAGATTATCAAGGAGAGTAATCGACGTATAGAAAACGCTATTCGAGAAATCAGAGAGAAGCAGGCTGAGAAGGAAGAAACCAAGCGTATTCGTCAGGAATTGGCTGCTTATGAAGCAGGATTGACGGATGCAGGAAAGACAGATAAGAGTGATACGTCTAATAAGAAGAAACTTAAGAGTAGCGGACTACTCTCTGATGACGATTTCCAAAAGAAGGTTGACAAGATTAAGAGTCGTAAGGAACGCCACGAACAGCATCTGAAAGAAAAGGCAAGTAAACAGCAAGCAGCTGCTGAAGCATTGAAGAATGCCGTACGTAAACAGCAAGGAGGTGGACTCGTTATGGCTGGTGATTCTGTACGTATAAAGGGTCTAACGTCTGTTGGTAAGGTGGAATCTATTGAAGGAAAGCAGGCAACTGTAATCTTTGGTGGTATGAGAACAAAGATGGCTATTAGTCGTTTGGAGCATGTTGATGCGGAAACTATTCAGTCAGAACAGAAGCAATTTCAAGCTTATAACTATAGTCGTGAGACTCGTGAGACCATTGACAAGCATCGTAATCAGTTCCGACAAGAGTTGGATGTACGTGGTATGAGGGCTGATGAAGCCTTAAATCAGGTGCAATACTTTATAGATGATGCTATTCTTGTTGGGGCAAGTCAGGTGCGTATTCTTCATGGTAAAGGCAATGGTATACTTCGTCAGCTAATCCGACAGTATCTTGGCAGTGTTCCTAATGTTACAAACTATCGCGATGAACATGTACAGTTTGGCGGTGCAGGTATCACGGTTGTGGAACTATAA